The Chanodichthys erythropterus isolate Z2021 chromosome 12, ASM2448905v1, whole genome shotgun sequence genome contains a region encoding:
- the LOC137031521 gene encoding B-cell receptor CD22-like, with protein sequence MGMSVREAPPLPLIFLIMIHGVCSQKENVIYSPSHICALKDSSVIMNCSYTYPTGYWIMKAFWTKGPVKGVEPPDLSEDPEYSQRLQYLGDKQQNCTIRLSHVTLKDSHEYYFRFITDKPDVKWTGIPGVTLTVTDLQVESPERVTEGDSVRLTCKSSCTLTDRATFIWYRNSQPLTERRDRNNELLLQSVRREDAGRYSCAVHGHNHISPAVQLSVTYPPRSVSVSISPSGEIVSGDSVTLNCSSDSNPPALNFSWFKGGTFVGSGRIYSISKISSDDSGEYKCRSINEHGEKYSDAVTLNVMYPPKNVSVSISPSGEIVSGNSVTLNCSSDSNPPALNFSWFKGGTFVGSGRIYSISKISSEDSGEYKCRSINEHGEKYSDAVTLNVMYPPSVSVSISPSGEIVSGDSVTLICSSDSNPPAEISWFKGGTFVGSGRIYNISKTSSDDSGEYKCRSINRHGEKYSDAVTLNVMYPPRNVSVLINGSGEIVSGDSVTLICSSDSNPPALNFSWFKENESSAVGSGQSFSALQSGRFYCQAHNQHGSQRSDAVIVTVKVLQHLIDEKLKDDCEGCAINHPSQLQHSYLFEPPTYFFDSHFDELTRKLFKPDLRTIIAYALHRSGLKSHPQRIQGAAGAILHELKDEPFIAAKLQEIREKLLDKSCEKVVHDTVDLWKGFSLVNGE encoded by the exons ATGGGGATGTCAGTCAGAGAggctcctcctcttcctctgatCTTTCTCATCATGATTCATG GAGTCTGTAGTCAGAAGGAGAATGTGATCTACAGTCCTTCACACATCTGTGCACTAAAGGACTCATCAGTGATAATGAACTGCTCTTATACATACCCTACTGGATACTGGATCATGAAAGCGTTCTGGACCAAAGGCCCTGTAAAGGGTGTAGAGCCTCCAGATCTGTCTGAGGACCCTGAATACAGTCAGAGGCTTCAATATCTGGGAGATAAACAGCAGAACTGCACCATCAGACtgagtcatgtgacactgaaggattCACACGAGTACTATTTCAGATTCATCACTGATAAACCTGATGTGAAATGGACTGGCATTCCAGGAGTGACTCTTACTGTCACAG atctTCAGGTGGAGTCTCCTGAGAGAGTGacagagggagattcagtccgtCTGACATGTAAAAGCAGCTGCACTCTGACTGACAGAGCAACATTCATCTGGTACAGAAACTCACAGCCATTAACTGAGAGAAGAGACAGAAACAATGAACTCCTGCTGCAGTCAGTCAGAAGAGAGGATGCAGGCAGATATAGCTGTGCTGTACACGGACACAATCACATCTCTCCTGCTGTTCAGCTCAGTGTCACGT ACCCACCCAGGAGCGTCTCAGTGTCCATCAGTCCATCTGGTGAAATAGtgtcaggagattcagtgactctgaactgcagcagtgattcaaaccctcctgctCTGAACTTCAGCTGGTTTAAAGGAGGAACGTTTGTAGGATCTGGAAGAATCTACAGCATCTCAAAGATCAGCTCTGATGACAGTGGAGAATACAAGTGCAGATCCATCAATGAACATGGAGAGAAATACTCTGATGCTGTGACTTTGAACGTCATGT ACCCTCCAAAGAACGTCTCAGTGTCCATCAGTCCATCTGGTGAAATAGTGTCAGGAAATTCAGTGACTCTGaactgcagcagtgattcaaaccctcctgctCTGAACTTCAGCTGGTTTAAAGGAGGAACGTTTGTAGGATCTGGAAGAATCTACAGCATCTCAAAGATCAGCTCTGAAGACAGTGGAGAATACAAGTGCAGATCCATCAATGAACATGGAGAGAAATACTCTGATGCTGTGACTTTAAATGTCATGT ACCCTCCCAGTGTCTCAGTGTCCATCAGTCCATCTGGTGAAATAGtgtcaggagattcagtgactctgatctgcagcagtgattcaaaccctcctgcAGAAATCAGCTGGTTTAAAGGAGGAACGTTTGTAGGATCTGGAAGAATCTACAACATCTCAAAGACCAGCTCTGATGACAGTGGAGAATACAAGTGCAGATCCATCAATAGACATGGAGAGAAATACTCTGATGCTGTGACTTTAAACGTCATGT atcCTCCCAGGAATGTGTCAGTGTTGATAAATGGATCTGGTGAAATAGtgtcaggagattcagtgactctgatctgcagcagtgattcaaaccctcctgctCTGAACTTCAGCTGGTTTAAGGAGAATGAAAGCTCAGCTGTTGGAtctggacagagtttcagtgcACTACAGAGTGGACGCTTCTACTGTCAGGCTCACAATCAACATGGATCTCAGAGATCAGACGCTGTAATTGTGACTGTTAAAG TCCTGCAACATCTCATCGATGAAAAGCTGAAGGATGACTGTGAAGGCTGTGCGATAAATCATCCCAGCCAACTGCAACATTCATACCTGTTTGAACCACCCACCTACTTTTTCGACTCTCACTTTGACGAGCTGACCCGCAAACTGTTTAAACCTGATCTCCGAACCATCATAGCCTATGCCCTACATCGGTCTGGTTTAAAGTCTCATCCTCAGAGAATTCAAGGAGCAGCCGGAGCTATTCTGCACGAATTAAAAGACGAACCATTCATAGCTGCAAAGCTACAAGAAATCAGAGAGAAACTTCTGGACAAATCCTGTGAGAAAGTGGTGCACGACACCGTCGATCTCTGGAAAGGTTTCTCACTTGTGAATGGAGAGTGA